The Methanofollis sp. genomic sequence TGCAGCTGTGCGGCCTGCGGCCCACACCACGAAGAGGAAGAGGGCCACGGGCGACACGAGGTTGCGCTCATCGCCGGAGCGGCCGTCCTCCTGGCCGCAGGTCTGGTCGTCGACGGGGCGACCCCGTACGGGGGGGCGGCCCTGATGCTCTTCGCCCTCGCAGCGCTCGCCGCGGGGTTCGACCTCCTGAAAAGCGCCATCCGTTCGCTCCTCAGGCTCAGGTTCACGATGGAAGTCCTCATCGGCATCGCGGCCGCAGGGGCCTTTCTGATCGGGCATCCTGCGGAGGGGGCGACCGTCCTCGTCTTCTTTGCCGCGGCCGAACTCCTTGAGGCCCGTGCGGCGGAGAGGGCGCGCCGGTCGGTCGCGGACCTCTTCTCCCTCGCGCCGGTGAGCGCGCTGGTGCGGCGGGACGAGGGATGGACGAAGCTGGAGGTCCATGAGGTCGGGGTCGGCGAGCGCGTGCTGGTCAGGCCCGGCGACCAGGTCCCCCTCGACGGCGTCGTGGTGTCCGGGGCCTCGTCGGTGGACCAGGCGGCCCTGACGGGGGAGAGCGTCCCGGCCGCAAAAGAGATCGGCGACGAGGTCTTTGCCGGCACACAGAACCTGGAGGGCTCCCTCGAGGTGGAGGTGACGAGGCCAGACACGGAGAGCACCCTCGCACGCGTCGCCGCGTACGTGGAGGAGGCGCAGCAGCGGCGGTCGAGGACGGAGAGGTTCATCGAGAGGTTCGCACGGGTCTACACCCCGGCGGTCATCGCCGGCGCCCTCGCGGTCACCGCCCTCCTGCCCCTCGTCTTCGGGATCCCCTTCGCCGACTCGGTCTACCGCGCCCTCTCCTTGCTTGTCATCGCCTGCCCCTGCGCCCTCGCCCTCTCGACACCTGTCTCGATGGTCTCGGGGATCACGGCCGCGGCCAGGCAGGGGATCCTCATCAAGGGGAGCGACTACCTGGAGGCCGTGGGCCGGGCGCGGGTCGTGGTCTTCGACAAGACCGGGACCCTGACCACCGGGCGCCTGCAGGTGACCGCGGTGAAGGGGTCTGGCGACGCCGGTGAGAGGGAGATCCTCCATATCGCCGCCAGTCTGGAGGCCGGGTCGGGCCACCCCATCGCCGCTGCGGTCATGGCAAAGGCGCGGGAGGCCGGGGTGGAGGCCGGGCCAGTCGAGGGTTTTGTCGCGGTGCCGGGCTCGGGCGTGTGCGGCACCCTCGGCGGCCGGGCCTGCGCCCTCGGCAACGGCCGCCTCTTCCCCGAGGTGGAGAGCGCGTGGGAGGAGGAGAAAGGACGGCTTGAGGCCGCGGGCCAGACCGTCGTGCTCGTCGGCGACGGCGGCAGGGTGATCGGCCTGATCGGGCTGATGGACACCATCAGGGAGGACGCCGCCGCCACCGTCGCAGGCCTGCGGGCCCGCGGCATCAGGACGGTGATGCTCACCGGGGACAACGAGAGGGTCGCGGCGGCGGTCGCGGGCCGTCTCGGGATCGACGAGTACCGCGCCGGACTCCTGCCTGCTGAGAAGGTGCAGGCCGTCGAAGACCTGACCGGCCGCTTCGGTGAGGTGGTCATGGTCGGCGACGGCGTCAACGACGCTCCCGCCCTGGCCCGCGCCGGCGTCGGCATCGCCATGGGGGCGATCGGATCGGACATCGCCATCGAGACCGCGGACGTCGTCCTGATGCACGACCGCGTCGCCGGCATCG encodes the following:
- a CDS encoding cation-translocating P-type ATPase, with translation MHGSEGGGCSCAACGPHHEEEEGHGRHEVALIAGAAVLLAAGLVVDGATPYGGAALMLFALAALAAGFDLLKSAIRSLLRLRFTMEVLIGIAAAGAFLIGHPAEGATVLVFFAAAELLEARAAERARRSVADLFSLAPVSALVRRDEGWTKLEVHEVGVGERVLVRPGDQVPLDGVVVSGASSVDQAALTGESVPAAKEIGDEVFAGTQNLEGSLEVEVTRPDTESTLARVAAYVEEAQQRRSRTERFIERFARVYTPAVIAGALAVTALLPLVFGIPFADSVYRALSLLVIACPCALALSTPVSMVSGITAAARQGILIKGSDYLEAVGRARVVVFDKTGTLTTGRLQVTAVKGSGDAGEREILHIAASLEAGSGHPIAAAVMAKAREAGVEAGPVEGFVAVPGSGVCGTLGGRACALGNGRLFPEVESAWEEEKGRLEAAGQTVVLVGDGGRVIGLIGLMDTIREDAAATVAGLRARGIRTVMLTGDNERVAAAVAGRLGIDEYRAGLLPAEKVQAVEDLTGRFGEVVMVGDGVNDAPALARAGVGIAMGAIGSDIAIETADVVLMHDRVAGIETLIDLSRKTMRVVRQNVAVSIAVKTGIAVLAVPGLVTLWMAVAIGDMGLSFAVIANALRIPWGRERSHPTPAETAENQTKPLAVHHDNTL